aataatatcaataatatgGATATGGATATCGATATGGACTTCGAAGCGGATATCGacattgatattgataatgaaattgataatgataatgatagCGACTTTAGTCCAGAAcatgaagaattaattaagCAACACTTAAGAATCacgaaagaaaataaagcaagtaataattcaaaaaattattctCATGTCCCAtgtaaattctttaaaaatgGGAATTGTCAAGCTGGTAACGCATGTCCATTTTCTCATTCTTTAGATTATTTAACTGCTAATAGAACTCCTTgcaaatattttaaaatggGGAATTGTAAATTTGGTAATAAATGTGCTAACTCTCATATCATTAATCCATCTCAATATAACAATAGTACTAACACTAATGTTAATATTGATAGAAGAAATTATCCTCTGCATCCATATGTACCAAAATCAAGTTCCCTTCCAAGTGATTACAATGACAtcaataatactaatattCCTATGTCTAAtccacaacaacaaataagTTCCACGTATTACTCAAATACTTTATCTCCTCCATTAACTGCCCCAGGAAATGGTAACCAAAATTATAATTACAACTACAATTATAATTCTACTAGTTTACAAAATTAttcacaacaacaacaacaaccttATTATCCAACttcaacaagaacaacaaatatGAATATGGATATGATGACTCCAAGAAATTACGAATACCGTCACCCACCACCACTACAACCCGGACCACATTATTCTTACCCttcctcatcttcttccCAACCtttgtataataataatgaactGGCTAATACAAAAGTATCTCCTCGAACTTCCTCCTCTTCGTCTACATCAGCTTACTCAAATTCTAGGAATATGAATTCTCAAGAAGAACACTATCAATCGTATCAATATCCTTCTTTTTCGGGTACTAACggaaatattaataacgacgacaacaacaataattaCACAGATATCGAATGGGTTAGAAACAACTTATTTAACATgagaatttcaaataatataactACATCGGTACTACCACCACCACAGGCTTCTACTGGTACTAATACTACTGTTactaattctaataataataataatttggataatcatgaatttcaagaaaatttattactttcaatgactgaagaagatgatgaagaacaacaaagacAAAATGCAACagttgataataataggaaaaatatggaaaacAGGACGGTTGAAACTTGattaaaacaaaaataaaaataaaaataaaaaataaaataaatattttactaTAATATAATCTACTATAATATAATCTACATTCTTACCAAagtttccatttttttgaatgCCTTGTTTTTGctttgttttattttttattatttttttgattatgTGACGCTCCTCCCAGACGCTCCGTTTTTTTAGGGGTCACTTTCTTTTCCTCGGATCCTCCCGGTTAGACTTGTAAGAGTATTtctacatatataatatagcAGTCTCTTTTAGAGCTACACCAACCATCCATGTCTGGAAATTATTATGGCAGATGGGGTGGGCCATATAATTTTCGAATGTTTAAAAAAACGTAAAAGTCCACGTAACATCTTAATTTGAAGTTAAcatattatctttatttctgatattatatgatatgTATAAATAATGTACATCgttcttgataataatggcTATTATATTTTGGTTCATGTACGTTTATTCCAACCATCAGGTTTTGGCCATTCCATGACCTCGTAGAATTTTTTCGTGCACGAACCACCCATAAATGTGAAATCGTTACCTTGATCACATTTACATTTAGATTCTCTCCatttaatatcatctaatgGACAATTTTCATATGGTTCACTATAAAATCCAAAAtctagaaaaaaaattacaaatgtATCTCTAGAGACTAATAAAGATACAGCTATCGTATGAAGAGGATCTGTTGCCCATCTTTCATAAAAAAACCcaccattattatctaaactttcaaaaaatttattaaaggCTGATGATctgaaaaaattcaaattagcCACTTCAAAATTACTCCAAAAACTACATTGATTAAATGAattaccatcatcatctgaAACAAACCTCAtaaaatttttatcatgaattaattttttattttcatctttaaattttttcacTTCGTCCCATAATCCAGGTAAagtatctttattttctttttttgaaatagaAAACCCAAatgatttttgtttatcttGCAGCCACCTGAAAACATCATAATCAATTTCACATCTCAATTCCATATTTGGTTCTACCCTCCAATACCAatcaaaatctttaaaCAATGCATGTTTCCAAAACAACCCAGCGAAATATCTATTCTTCAATCTAAATTCCAATGAATCACCAAATTCTAATCCGGCCATTTTAATCTTTGCCTCTTCTGCcttaatatcatcaataaatGAAGGATATCCATTCCAATccttttcatcaatttgaCCAATTTGGAAATCCACTCTCAAAGtatcattaatatcttGTTTAAACTCTTCACTAATACCATACCTCGTTAAAAAAACCCAAGGATAATTAAATTGTCTATTAAACATATCTTCCATCTCATTAATAGATTTCATAATACCATCAtgatcatcatcttcaatataaGCGAAAAGACAAGCTTTAGGCCTATCACCCACATTAGCCCATGACGGAACCATAGCACTCATTAACGTATCTGGTCCACCATATCTTTCAGTTTGTGATTTAATAAACTTAGCCCTTTTCTCTTCACGtgtcttcattttcaaattttcttgttcattatcATAATCTTGTTTGAATctaattaattctttagcAGTGAATTGAGAAAGTGTTGCGTTAGTGTAGTTGGCTAATTTAGGAAtatatttggaataatCTATTAGTTCTCCgaattcatcatatttAGGAATCTTATCAAATGAaagatcatcatcattaagaTCAAAATTTAGAGTAGAGTCTAGTTCGTTAGTGTTACCTGTTCCCATAAAGCCACCTTCGTTCTTGTTTAATGATGGgatttcatcaaatgaGAAGAAGGATTTGCCGGATCCACTACCTGGACGTGATTCCCTTTGTGATTGTTGTTGAGTTAGTTTTAATGCCCTTGATGTTACCTCTGTGTCGTTGTCAGGTGAACGTAAGgtcattaataatatggTTAATATTATACCCAGTAGAACTGAGTATCTTAGATGCCTTTTACTAATGAAAAGTTTTTTCTTCGacatatatgtatatattatgttGAGATCTTTTCtatatgtgtgtgtgtgtgtgtgtggAAGGTGATATAGTATTTACTGTTTTTTATCCGATAAATGAATGCTAAATTTATGTTTTATGACctttataaaaaaactccat
The Naumovozyma dairenensis CBS 421 chromosome 5, complete genome DNA segment above includes these coding regions:
- the LEE1 gene encoding Lee1p (similar to Saccharomyces cerevisiae LEE1 (YPL054W); ancestral locus Anc_8.509); amino-acid sequence: MFKSSTDQDQLNSSILKNWKEQQQQQQEQDQSLPLSSPLHSTNNSSSSPSSNMNNNINNINNMDMDIDMDFEADIDIDIDNEIDNDNDSDFSPEHEELIKQHLRITKENKASNNSKNYSHVPCKFFKNGNCQAGNACPFSHSLDYLTANRTPCKYFKMGNCKFGNKCANSHIINPSQYNNSTNTNVNIDRRNYPLHPYVPKSSSLPSDYNDINNTNIPMSNPQQQISSTYYSNTLSPPLTAPGNGNQNYNYNYNYNSTSLQNYSQQQQQPYYPTSTRTTNMNMDMMTPRNYEYRHPPPLQPGPHYSYPSSSSSQPLYNNNELANTKVSPRTSSSSSTSAYSNSRNMNSQEEHYQSYQYPSFSGTNGNINNDDNNNNYTDIEWVRNNLFNMRISNNITTSVLPPPQASTGTNTTVTNSNNNNNLDNHEFQENLLLSMTEEDDEEQQRQNATVDNNRKNMENRTVET
- the KTR6 gene encoding putative mannosyltransferase (similar to Saccharomyces cerevisiae KRE2 (YDR483W) and KTR6 (YPL053C); ancestral locus Anc_8.505) — its product is MSKKKLFISKRHLRYSVLLGIILTILLMTLRSPDNDTEVTSRALKLTQQQSQRESRPGSGSGKSFFSFDEIPSLNKNEGGFMGTGNTNELDSTLNFDLNDDDLSFDKIPKYDEFGELIDYSKYIPKLANYTNATLSQFTAKELIRFKQDYDNEQENLKMKTREEKRAKFIKSQTERYGGPDTLMSAMVPSWANVGDRPKACLFAYIEDDDHDGIMKSINEMEDMFNRQFNYPWVFLTRYGISEEFKQDINDTLRVDFQIGQIDEKDWNGYPSFIDDIKAEEAKIKMAGLEFGDSLEFRLKNRYFAGLFWKHALFKDFDWYWRVEPNMELRCEIDYDVFRWLQDKQKSFGFSISKKENKDTLPGLWDEVKKFKDENKKLIHDKNFMRFVSDDDGNSFNQCSFWSNFEVANLNFFRSSAFNKFFESLDNNGGFFYERWATDPLHTIAVSLLVSRDTFVIFFLDFGFYSEPYENCPLDDIKWRESKCKCDQGNDFTFMGGSCTKKFYEVMEWPKPDGWNKRT